GGGCATTCGGAATCGGCGCCGCGTTCTATACAATTGTTAGAGTTATAGTAAAAACCACTAAGTGGTTGGTGGTAGAAGGCAGATAATTTCCTGCCTTCTCGCCTTCTTAAGCGTTAGAAGTATATTCCAAATAAGATTTGAATTTTTCCCCGTCCTTGGTCAGAAAGATCGGGGTCGGGTATTCTCTTTTTAAGGGAAGTAATGCGAAACCTTGGTCGTAAAAAACGATCTTCTCCACTTCATTCAGTTTATAACTAAATTCAGAGTTTCTGGCATGGAATGTAAATCCGCCGGGGACCTCTCTGATGCTACCTTTTCCCATTCTTCTAAAACCTTTTAGAGTTTCAGGACGAATCTTCTCTTGTAACGCCTCGTAAGGTAATCTTCCGGAAAGATCTAGGAACAATACTCCTTCCATGGACCATTCTTCTTCTTTAGGGATTCTAGGTTGGGTTCTTTCCGGTTCCGTTACCATTTCCAAAACTTCTCCCCTTTTTGTTTCGTCCCAGATCTCGGTTCCGAATTCTTCTTGGTCAGAAACCTCCGACTCAGCCTCCCTCGCTTCCATTCTTTGCCTTTCGGAAAGAGGACGGATCTTTCTTTCTTCTGCAAATGCAGAATCCATTTGAGAATAGGATTCCGGACGTCCCTGTTTTTTTAGGGAGGCTAAAGATCCTTGAGAAATTTTTTTCTCTCTTGCTGGAGGCAGGTTTCCTTTTGAATATTGGCCGCCGCTAAACTCTTTTTTAGAATTTGGCTGGAAGGAAACATAAATAAAGCAGAGGATCCCGACTAAAATAAGTGCTAAGGCAATATAGAGCATCATTATATGTATCTATCTAATTTCGCCGTTTCTGAAGCATTTTTCGGGCGGTTTTTCTCCTTTACAGATTCCAGGCGCGGGCCAGCCTTCCTTGTAAACGTAGTTTTATGACAAATCCAGACGGAATTTCAATTAAAGATATTTTATTCAAAGTCGGATCGGCGACTTTTCTTACTATCCTAGTAGTCATGTTAGGATTTATGCTTCTAAAGTCAGATGTCGAGCAAGCCGGTATCGATATGCTCTTCGGCAAGGGAAACATTACGATGGGAAGCATCGACGATCAAAGTGTTCCGATCGATTCCTTTCATGCTGCCAAAAGATTTTGTATCCAGATGTACCAAGGACAGGGATCCGAGGCACTTTGGGCGGACTGTGCCTTCCAAACTTT
Above is a genomic segment from Leptospira johnsonii containing:
- a CDS encoding LIC_11490 family protein, whose translation is MMLYIALALILVGILCFIYVSFQPNSKKEFSGGQYSKGNLPPAREKKISQGSLASLKKQGRPESYSQMDSAFAEERKIRPLSERQRMEAREAESEVSDQEEFGTEIWDETKRGEVLEMVTEPERTQPRIPKEEEWSMEGVLFLDLSGRLPYEALQEKIRPETLKGFRRMGKGSIREVPGGFTFHARNSEFSYKLNEVEKIVFYDQGFALLPLKREYPTPIFLTKDGEKFKSYLEYTSNA